The following coding sequences lie in one Candidatus Nitrospira allomarina genomic window:
- a CDS encoding DNA-3-methyladenine glycosylase — translation MHISPLCKGDHSNHPNPLPRLFFERPTLKVASELVGKVLIKHTPNGIIQAKIVDTEAYVGPEDRACHASKGRTKRTEIMFGPAGFTYVYLIYGMYHCLNIVTEQEQYPAAVLIRGLEILGGDHSPDLPRRIDGPGRVCRFLEINRTHNGLDTTLGSILWIEDHGLGVLPKQIQTLPRIGVDYAGEWAKKLWRFCLPASTPAKTRRGTPK, via the coding sequence ATGCATATTTCTCCCCTTTGTAAGGGGGACCATTCGAACCATCCCAATCCCTTACCCAGACTGTTTTTTGAGCGGCCAACGTTGAAAGTTGCGTCAGAACTGGTGGGAAAGGTGTTGATCAAACACACGCCAAACGGGATCATCCAGGCCAAAATTGTGGATACGGAAGCCTACGTGGGACCGGAGGATCGAGCCTGTCATGCCTCCAAAGGCCGAACGAAACGGACAGAAATTATGTTTGGCCCTGCTGGCTTCACCTATGTATATTTGATTTATGGAATGTACCACTGTCTCAATATCGTGACTGAACAAGAGCAATATCCTGCCGCAGTCTTAATTCGAGGATTGGAAATCTTGGGAGGGGATCATTCTCCGGATTTGCCCAGGCGCATCGACGGTCCCGGCCGGGTCTGCCGATTTTTAGAAATTAATCGGACGCATAACGGACTGGATACCACGCTTGGCAGCATACTTTGGATCGAAGATCACGGTCTGGGAGTTTTGCCAAAACAGATTCAAACTCTGCCTCGGATTGGCGTGGACTATGCGGGAGAATGGGCAAAAAAATTGTGGCGGTTCTGTCTGCCGGCTTCGACTCCAGCAAAAACACGTCGGGGCACCCCGAAGTAA